The genome window TTGGAAACCATGACGACGCACCCTTTGAGTGGCCACTCGAGTGGTTCACAGGCACTGGAATCCCTCCACTTCTGTGCCCTTCGGCCAATTCATCATACCCAGGTGAGAGAAAATCTATTTTTGATTATTATTGCGCTGGTCGGACACCCATACAATTACAACCTGTCTTTGCTCAATGGATACAAAACACCCATGCTTTAGCACCTGGTGCAACGGCCCCAGGTGCAACAACAAGCACCAGTTTGACTTGGGGAGGTAGTGATTTAGTAGCAGTGGGGGGGAAGGTTGCTTTGTTACCTATTCCATTAGGTACCGCAGATTTTTTGGTACATCACATTCATGCATTTACGATTCATGTGACAGTATTGATCCTCCTGAAAGGTGTTTTATTTGCTCGTAGCTCTCGCTTGATACCGGATAAAGCAAATCTTGGTTTTCGTTTTCCTTGTGATGGACCTGGAAGAGGGGGGACATGTCAAGTATCTGCTTGGGATCATGTCTTCTTAGGATTATTCTGGATGTACAATGCAATTTCGGTAGTAATATTCCATTTCAGTTGGAAAATGCAGTCAGATGTTTGGGGTAGTATAAGTAATCAAGGGGTGGTAACTCATATCTTGTTGACGTTTTATGTTTTTGCTCATTTTCAGGCATTCATATTATGAGTGAATATTGTCTCTTTGGTTATGTGGTATCCAATTGCAAAAGTTGGACCCTATTTTTGGTAGAAGATACATGAACAAGGAATAAGTTTTCTGTCTTCATAATAAGAAAATGTTATAGTTATGGTGGTTATATAAAGTGATATGGAAACTGATGAAGACTATTGGTTAAGTTAATGTTGTTCTTGGTGACATAAAAAAGTGTCGGTGGTGGTAGTTAAGTTGGTTTCAAAGAAGGATGTCACATTTGATTCGTCTTCCTATTACAGATAGTGATATTGAGTTGTTCTAATTGGAGATATTTTTCCATGATAGTAGAGGAAGCATGTAGCTACAGAGGCACACCTCGTTTGGAGCTGATGAAACATGAGATAGAGCATAATGAATTATCATTTTCCAAAAATGGTCCCAGGGATCTTTGGCCAAGTGTATCCAACTACGTTTTCCCAGTCTCATCCTCGAAAGATCCAGAATCATCTGTGATGTTCTTGTACTTTCTTGATTCTGGGGGTGGTTCGTATCCAGAAGTCATATCGAGTGCTCAAGCTGAATGGTTCCGGCTTACATCTCAAAAGCTCAACCCTGATTTGAGGTAGAAAAATATGGTGAAAACATGGCCTCTTTTGAACTATTGTTTCTTGCAGTCTATTATTTTTCCATAAACACATTGAAATTAACAAAGTTTCCGCTTTCAGAGTTATTTGTTTGGTGACCAATGAGGGAACCTAACAATGCAATctgaaaaacctttttttttaaaaaaaatgaaagatctCATTTGTATTACTATTTATGGTTTTGTGTCGTCTAAACAAAGTGACTTGTACAGGGTTCCTGAGATAGTTTTCTGGCATATACCAAGCAAACATTACAAGAAGGTGGCTCCAAAATTTGGGATACAGAAGCCTTGTGTTGGATCAATTAACAAGGAGAGGGTTGCTGCTCAAGAAGCTGAGACGGGTATAATGGATATTCTTGTCGAAAGGACTTCTGTGAAGGTAAATGGAATCTTACAAGCTGACGTACCTAGCCATTTAATTCCATAACATGTACAGCAAAGGGTATTCAGTTTGAAGGAAGGTAATGAATCCAATGTTGCACATTTTCTTCACTAGGCAGTAGGCATATAAGGACCATCATGATCTAGCTTGTTCTTAGCACAAGCAAGAACAAACCATATTTAACGTTCACAATGAGCTTGGATTGATGTAAAtgtgttgactagacactaagtcttggtccaagaccaagacttagtgtctagtcaacaaaATGGACTTAGAAGAGTGTTTCATAAAATGTGGATTTTGCAATTAATTAACTGGGTCTCTGATTTCTTGGAGCTTCCCCATACCGTTACTTGCCTTCTTGAACTTCTTTGCGATTCATGGGGAATTTTTTTCGGACATCGCAAGGAAAGTTCATGATTCTTGATGCATGAGCATCAAATTTCCAtgagaaattttttgttttaccaCTAGATTTTTTCATTTAGGTGGGATGGGGTGGGGTGGGGAGGGGAGGGGACTGGATGGTGATTCTAGAATCACCATCTGAAATCTTagaatacaaaataaaaaatttccatTGTGTCTATCCCATTTGAGAAAGATCCATAATCTGAATTTCACTTGTTTTTCAGTAATATTCTTGTTAAAATTCCTTCTAGTGACTCCATTTTTCTCCTTgtccaagagaaaaaaaagaaaaatcacccTTTTCCGCAGATGACCGCCTGTTATTGTAAGGTCCGAAGTTTTCTTAACTTTATCTGCGACTTTGCCCCCTACTTCATCCATGACTCTTTCCGTATTATGCGGTGCCTTTTTATGCTAATACCTCATAGCACAAGTTTTACAATTGTCTTCAGTTTTTGTTTATATTGATTTCAAATCTATTTGTGCAAGCCCTTTTGGCTTTCCGAATCAATATGCtggataatatattaatatgagaATGAGAGGTAACAACCTCTACAAATTATTAGAAACCTCAGGATGTTATGGAAAACTAAATCATATAAAATGAAAACTTGAACGAAAATTCTTAACAGGGTACCGAACAGTGAGTACAATACATGTGCTTATGATCAATCTTAATGGCTGAAATTCTAACATCTCttaacttgttttgattttgacatATTGGTCATGTTAACCTTATTCTTTTCATGGGGTCAGGCTATTTTTGTGGGACATAACCATGGATTGGACTGGTGTTGCCCCTATAAGAAGCTATGGCTATGCTTTGCTAGACATACAGGTTATGGTGGATACGGAAATTGGGCCAGAGGAGCTAGAATTCTTGAGGTCAGTGAGCAGCCTTTCTCTATTAAGACATGGATAAGGATGGAAGATGGTTCTGTACATAGTGAACTTGTCTTGAGTTCTTGAAATGTCACCTCCAACAGTATGAAAAAGCAATTTATAgggggagagaaaaagaaaaagaaaaaggaaacatgTAAATCTGTCTGTTTTATTCGTTGAATCTTTAAGAGAACTCACAAATCTCTTTGTTAATACAAGCACTTTTCATGTTCTTCTCCTTCCCTAGTTTGATTTCTGCATGACTGACATTTCTAGCTCTAACTGTTATTTCTTCATTCTCTCTTTTGGATTATTTTCTTTATCTTAATCCATCAATTATGAGCATTATGACACTGCCGCTTGCAGCTGCAAGAAAACCATTAATAAATTATAAGTTGGATTAATTAACACAAAGTCAAGAAGCAAGCACAATAATAACACTGCATGTTTTCAGTCAACAATTGAAGCAAAGCAACAATGGTGGCAAATGGGGGTTTATGTGAGTAATTATTGCTATGGTCATAGTAAActatttgtttctttctctttttggcAACTTATATATGAGGTTCATTGTGAGGACAAGTTGTTAGCTCCTCCTTCACATACTTAATCTATGCATAatattcaataaaatattaagtccTTTTCATTAAATTCTGGCTTTGATGATTAGTTCATCCATGTTCTTCTGAATCATTTTTATATATAGAGTATTTAGTGAAAGATCTGTGTCATCATGTCATGTACTTTAtaattatctaaaaaataaataactcTCATACACAAGACTTCCGTACAGACAATATAGGTTCAACGGGATCGGAGACAATAAGAATGTATAATTTTAGTTGTTTGTGAAAGAGAACTTCAAAATGGATGAGGTCTTGGCCCATTTGAACAGCTCAGAAGCCTCAGAACAGCCCAATTAAGTTAAGCAAAAGTAGTTTAAATTATCAAACTCTTCTCCTCGGGCCATCAAACAACTCAAAAGGGGGCAATTTCCTCAGAATGCTGGGACACAATAACAGGGAAGCAAAGGCTAAAGCTACCCAATTCATGGAACACATTCAAAgtccaaagaaaaagaaaaggggttATGGGTCCTATTCAAATTTtactttaaaattaatttaaaacacaatACTTtgtccttcaattttttttctaaaagaaaaagggaaaaatttTGATATTAGAACTATAGAACAAATAATGTCCTAATGTCAAGTTTCTTACATGCAAAAACTATGTATGTGGCCATTGATGTTAATAATCATATTTGTAAATATATACAGCCGTTTTGAAATGGTCAGTGGCAGTTTTGAGAGTGACAGTTGGAAGAGAAATGTGAAGACTTGTGGCCCCATACGAGATTAAACAGAGTTTGCTAGTTATGAGTCATCACCATCCATCATTCTCCTCTCCAGTTCTTACTGATATATAGCCTTCCACGTCGAATCATTGAATCAAGCCAAGCAAAGCCAGGATCTTTTATCAGGAGAAGAAGGAAAATCCCAGTTGGTATTGTCATAGCTTCAGTGGATTTGGGAGTTCTGTAGATGATGGAGTTATAGAGACTTTTTATTTCTGTGTTGTCCTCTATGAATATGTACTATTTTCAGGTATGAGGTTTATCGTATTGGTATGTAAAGTtagattttttgtttgtttcgttTGAATTTTCTGGGTCTTGATAGTTGATGCGCACcttgtgtttgatgaaatgcccgCCTGTGGCCCATATAGTATTTAAGATTTTAACTGTAAACAGAAAGAAAGCAAAGCAACTGAATTTGACTTTTTCCGCAACTGTTTGAACTtatttgatttgggttttgaaTATTTGGCTGGATGGCTATGGGTAGATAGAGCCTGGAATTGACATATTGTTTTTAGTTCTTCAGTGGACTTTCTCTGCACCTTTTTGATTCATTTTTGTTCTTCAGTGGACTTTCAAGGCGTGCTTTATGAAGAACATAGAAAATAATTGTCAAGAAATGTGTTTAATATGATAGACTCAAA of Tripterygium wilfordii isolate XIE 37 chromosome 13, ASM1340144v1, whole genome shotgun sequence contains these proteins:
- the LOC120012056 gene encoding probable inactive purple acid phosphatase 16 isoform X2; the encoded protein is MERTPNYHMTILSLFVLPFIHLIVTVHCKTQHTVLRQSPPDDQFKIAVFADLHFGEAASTDWGPQQDVNSTKVMSTVLDHETPDLVVYLGDVITANNIAIPNASLYWDQAISPTKARNIPWASVFGNHDDAPFEWPLEWFTGTGIPPLLCPSANSSYPEEACSYRGTPRLELMKHEIEHNELSFSKNGPRDLWPSVSNYVFPVSSSKDPESSVMFLYFLDSGGGSYPEVISSAQAEWFRLTSQKLNPDLRVPEIVFWHIPSKHYKKVAPKFGIQKPCVGSINKERVAAQEAETGIMDILVERTSVKAIFVGHNHGLDWCCPYKKLWLCFARHTGYGGYGNWARGARILEVSEQPFSIKTWIRMEDGSVHSELVLSS
- the LOC120012056 gene encoding probable inactive purple acid phosphatase 16 isoform X1; the protein is MERTPNYHMTILSLFVLPFIHLIVTVHCKTQHTVLRQSPPDDQFKIAVFADLHFGEAASTDWGPQQDVNSTKVMSTVLDHETPDLVVYLGDVITANNIAIPNASLYWDQAISPTKARNIPWASVFGNHDDAPFEWPLEWFTGTGIPPLLCPSANSSYPVEEACSYRGTPRLELMKHEIEHNELSFSKNGPRDLWPSVSNYVFPVSSSKDPESSVMFLYFLDSGGGSYPEVISSAQAEWFRLTSQKLNPDLRVPEIVFWHIPSKHYKKVAPKFGIQKPCVGSINKERVAAQEAETGIMDILVERTSVKAIFVGHNHGLDWCCPYKKLWLCFARHTGYGGYGNWARGARILEVSEQPFSIKTWIRMEDGSVHSELVLSS